In the Quercus lobata isolate SW786 chromosome 5, ValleyOak3.0 Primary Assembly, whole genome shotgun sequence genome, one interval contains:
- the LOC115989071 gene encoding ankyrin repeat-containing protein ITN1-like, with amino-acid sequence MTAISEKSDSVARKLLEKTPGLLCMRNNLEETALFRSVRYGNKEMFHIFARKISRYEEENQKLFLQRTDKTTILHIAILSKNFELALEIAEKFEKLVYERDADGMTGLQLLSCNPGAFQRDDELGFFNSVNLYCSSTKRKAIAERKQKYESAKKLAKFLIKRDTSWEITYHKAGPSKPVLHKYSGNSKIEKKVAEGNPMSFLGQEEGAAKTSEGATKSPLFFATISGCVQIVKEILDLYPQAVVHIDDKGRNILHVAIKYRQLDIFELVMKMKLPKNWLVGKLDEGGNSMLHTAGKRNKDYVPEKMQGPALELQEEMHWFERVKEVIPPHFVDHRNNQGLTAEALFNTTNKELRLNAKEWIKRTAEGCTIVAVLIATVAFAAAYTIPGGSNGQTGVPVPLNHPFFLVFTGGDILTISSALTSVVLFLAITASPFRFVDFSHSLTNNLAIGLTFLFVSVSMMMTAFAATITLMIHNGEGWTKVILYTTSFIPVGLFALSYFPLCRSLSKTYKHLLKNAWEVVSRSLYFPVLPRENKESNRTSNSLNPQRTSSV; translated from the exons ATGACAGCCATTTCAGAAAAATCAGACAGCGTGGCAAGAAAATTGTTGGAGAAAACTCCCGGATTGTTATGCATGCGCAACAACCTTGAAGAGACAGCGTTGTTTCGGTCAGTCCGTTATGGCAACAAGGAAATGTTCCACATTTTTGCCAGAAAAATTTCACGTTACGAGGAAGAAAATCAGAAACTCTTCCTACAGAGGACAGATAAAACCACTATTCTACACATTGCCATCCTTTCAAAGAACTTCG AACTGGCCTTAGAAATTGCAGAAAAGTTCGAAAAATTGGTTTATGAACGAGATGCAGATGGAATGACTGGCCTTCAGCTTCTATCATGCAACCCTGGAGCTTTTCAACGTGACGATGAATTGGGATTCTTCAATTCTG TCAACTTATATTGTAGTTCAACCAAACGAAAAGCAATTGCAGAACGAAAGCAAAAATATGAATCAGCTAAGAAGCTTGCCAAGTTCCTCATAAAAAGAGATACTTCATGGGAGATTACTTATCATAAAGCAGGCCCAAGTAAGCCTGTCCTCCACAAGTATAGTGGTAAttctaaaatagagaagaaagttGCAGAAGGAAACCCAATGAGTTTTCTTGGTCAAGAGGAAGGGGCAGCAAAAACTTCGGAAGGGGCAACAAAATCTCCTTTGTTCTTTGCAACTATTTCAGGTTGTGTACAGATTGTTAAAGAAATACTCGATTTATACCCCCAGGCAGTTGTGCATATTGATGATAAAGGGAGGAACATATTGCATGTAGCAATCAAGTACCGCCAATTAGATATTTTTGAGCTTGTAATGAAGATGAAATTGCCAAAGAATTGGCTAGTAGGAAAGCTTGATGAGGGAGGGAATTCCATGCTACATACAGCtggaaaaagaaataaggaTTATGTGCCTGAGAAGATGCAAGGCCCTGCACTTGAATTACAAGAGGAGATGCATTGGTTTGAG CGTGTGAAGGAAGTTATTCCACCCCATTTCGTTGACCACCGCAACAATCAAGGTCTCACGGCAGAGGCGCTATTTAATACAACAAACAAAGAGCTCCGACTGAATGCCAAAGAATGGATAAAGCGGACTGCCGAAGGATGTACCATTGTGGCGGTTCTCATTGCTACTGTTGCCTTCGCTGCAGCCTATACAATACCTGGAGGCTCAAATGGTCAGACTGGTGTCCCAGTCCCCCTCAATCATCCTTTCTTTCTGGTTTTCACTGGGGGTGACATACTAACAATTTCATCTGCTTTAACATCAGTAGTTTTATTTCTTGCAATCACTGCATCGCCATTTCGATTTGTGGACTTCAGCCATTCTCTTACTAATAATTTAGCTATCGGCTTAACTTTCTTGTTCGTCTCAGTCAGTATGATGATGACAGCATTTGCAGCAACAATTACCCTCATGATTCACAATGGGGAAGGGTGGACAAAAGTTATCCTATACACCACCTCTTTCATTCCAGTTGGACTCTTTGCACTTTCATATTTCCCTCTCTGTCGATCACTATCAAAAACTTACAAGCACTTGCTCAAGAACGCATGGGAGGTAGTTTCTCGTAGTCTTTATTTTCCAGTGCTACCTAGGGAGAATAAAGAGTCCAATCGAACTTCAAATTCCCTAAACCCTCAACGCACCTCGTCCGTTTGA